The following proteins are encoded in a genomic region of Nicotiana sylvestris chromosome 4, ASM39365v2, whole genome shotgun sequence:
- the LOC138889099 gene encoding uncharacterized protein, which produces MAILEHKVKEQKVNQTMKRITTDWEWAANYEFSSKGRIWLVWDVMEVECVVKEKSEQFIHANVLVKDMNMKFDFTAVYGLHTLEDRRKLWMDLLQIKSNIQEAWLIMGDFNAIRSKEDRPTGNPVQEGKVKDFNNFVDDAILTEMRINGREFTWTNGHTYSRIDRALVNDKWTLTMPQLEVWVMDPGCSDHSPLNITFIDKEESGPKPFKFLNHLADHKDFLEIVNKAWIGGWTGDKMKDVWEKLKRVKIAMKKLNAEEYNAVGGRIAKCRE; this is translated from the coding sequence ATGGCAATATTAGAACATAAGGTGAAAGAACAGAAGGTTAATCAAACTATGAAGAGAATTACTACAGATTGGGAATGGGCAGCAAACTATGAATTTAGTAGTAAAGGGAGAATATGGCTAGTATGGGATGTGATGGAAGTGGAATGTGTGGTAAAGGAAAAATCAGAACAGTTTATTCATGCTAATGTACTGGTTAAGGACATGAATATGAAGTTTGATTTCACAGCTGTATATGGCTTGCATACTTTGGAGGATAGAAGGAAATTGTGGATGGACCTACTGCAAATTAAGAGTAATATACAGGAGGCATGGTTAATCATGGGTGACTTCAATGCTATAAGGTCTAAGGAGGATAGACCAACAGGGAACCCCGTGCAAGAAGGAAAGGTAAAGgatttcaacaactttgttgATGATGCTATATTGACTGAAATGAGAATAAATGGTAGAGAATTCACCTGGACAAACGGCCACACATACAGTAGAATTGATAGGGCTTTAGTGAATGATAAATGGACGCTGACAATGCCTCAATTAGAGGTATGGGTAATGGATCCGGGGTGCTCAGACCATTCACCTTTGAATATTACTTTTATAGACAAAGAAGAATCAGGACCTAAACCTTTCAAGTTTCTGAACCATCTTGCTGATCATAAAGATTTTCTAGAGATAGTTAATAAAGCTTGGATAGGAGGATGGACAGGGGACAAAATGAAAGATGTCTGGGAGAAATTGAAAAGGGTAAAGATAGCAATGAAGAAGCTAAATGCTGAGGAGTACAATGCTGTAGGAGGAAGAATTGCAAAATGTAGAGAATAA
- the LOC104215716 gene encoding nuclear intron maturase 3, mitochondrial isoform X2 — MLLTLRRTKPNFTLHFASKIKPFSLPKLRLSTLSQSEIKNLIFSNYNHGKFHNLLKNIISLPSFLLSACHNLKPPNDNYNTTPQLTLDSVSTHFFSLQELSFQLSTNQFDIKDCSFIIGKSLVLPNLKLKVVIEAIRMVLEVIYDDRFVTFCYGGRVNMGRHTAIRYLKNSVENPTWWFTVNLNPAKFESKHVVRLCRVMEEKIDDDALIYLIKRLFECEIVSIRLGGCYLGRGFPQECGLSSILINIYFDSFDKEIQDLRLKTSRENPRVDANELDEGYRGHAFYKPLKIYTVRYLDEILVITSGTKMMTMDLKSRLVQVLEKDMEFGIDKVRTVIHSATSEKIEFLGMELRAVTPSVLHPPMSQKAIRARKKYLRQKEVRAMELRNAKETNRKKLGMKIFSHVFKKLKRGNGFKSDFPIENEVNQIFDSWAEEVIQDFLESVDERWEWHRMLSAGDFLSLKRIRDQLPRELVDSYDNFQEQVDRYVNPVKAKRVLEEQVKKAEEEEERKYSDQTVADLTKLCIKVEAPLEIVRKAVKLVGFTNHMGRPRPISLLMALEDIDIIKWYAGIGRRWLDFFCCCHNFKKLKIVVSYHLRFSCILTLAEKHESTKREAIRHYTKDLKVSNINGVEEVYFPTEREVKMMGDNDLIDPKPVDVSLGMALIRLASDEPSYRCAAHFCDRRDTIVYRIRLLQNLLNLDPSDRTDVRHYCRSGIKNAVNYNFHTMRIHPLSQREGQ, encoded by the exons ATGCTCTTAACTCTCAGAAGAACCAAACCCAACTTCACTCTGCACTTTGCTTCCAAGATTAAACCTTTTTCACTTCCAAAACTCCGCCTTTCAACCCTTTCACAATCAGAAATCAAGAACCTCATTTTCTCCAATTATAACCATGGAAAATTTCACAACCTCCTCAAAAACATCATCTCTTTACCCTCTTTCCTCCTCTCAGCTTGCCATAATCTCAAACCCCCAAATGATAATTACAATACTACCCCTCAACTCACTCTTGATTCTGTTTCAACCCATTTTTTCTCACTTCAAGAACTCTCTTTTCAGCTCTCTACAAACCAATTTGACATCAAAGATTGCAGCTTTATCATAGGTAAATCACTTGTGCTTCCTAATTTAAAGCTTAAAGTAGTTATTGAAGCTATTAGAATGGTTCTTGAAGTTATATATGATGATAGGTTTGTGACTTTCTGTTATGGTGGACGTGTTAATATGGGCCGACACACCGCCATTCGTTACCTTAAGAACTCTGTTGAGAACCCCACTTGGTGGTTTACTGTTAATTTGAATCCTGCAAAGTTTGAAAGTAAGCATGTTGTTAGGTTGTGTAGGGTTATGGAAGAGAAAATCGATGATGATGCTTTGATTTATTTGATAAAAAGGTTGTTTGAATGTGAAATAGTGAGTATTCGATTGGGTGGCTGTTATTTAGGTAGAGGGTTTCCTCAAGAATGTGGGTTGAGTTCAATTTTGATTAACATTTACTTTGATAGTTTTGATAAGGAGATTCAAGATTTGAGGCTTAAAACGAGTAGGGAGAATCCGAGAGTTGATGCTAATGAACTTGATGAGGGATATCGGGGGCATGCTTTTTATAAGCCGTTGAAGATATATACGGTTAGATATTTGGATGAGATATTGGTTATCACGTCGGGAACGAAGATGATGACTATGGATTTGAAGAGTAGGCTTGTTCAGGTTCTTGAGAAAGATATGGAATTCGGTATTGATAAGGTTAGAACTGTTATTCATAGTGCTACTTCTGAGAAGATAGAATTTTTGGGAATGGAGCTTCGGGCAGTTACACCGTCTGTGTTGCACCCACCGATGTCACAAAAGGCGATTAGGGCGAGGAAGAAGTACCTCCGACAGAAAGAAGTTAGAGCTATGGAGTTGAGAAATGCTAAAGAGACTAATAGGAAGAAATTGGGAATGAAGATATTCAGTCATGTATTTAAGAAGTTGAAGCGTGGTAATGGTTTCAAATCTGATTTCCCGATTGAGAATGAAGTGAACCAAATTTTTGATTCTTGGGCTGAAGAGGTCATACAAGACTTTTTGGAATCTGTCGATGAGCGTTGGGAATGGCACCGGATGCTCTCAGCTGGTGACTTCCTCTCTTTGAAAAGAATCAGAGATCAGCTGCCGCGAGAACTAGTGGATTCTTATGACAACTTTCAAGAGCAAGTTGACAGGTATGTAAATCCTGTCAAAGCAAAAAGGGTATTAGAGGAACAAGTAAAGAAAgcagaggaagaagaggaaaggAAATACTCTGATCAGACGGTTGCAGATCTGACAAAGTTATGCATAAAAGTTGAGGCACCATTAGAAATTGTTAGGAAAGCAGTCAAGCTGGTCGGATTCACAAATCATATGGGCCGTCCTAGGCCGATTAGTTTACTTATGGCACTTGAAGATATTGATATTATCAAGTGGTATGCCGGTATAGGGAGAAGGTGGCTTGATTTCTTTTGCTGCTGCCACAACTTCAAAAAGTTGAAGATTGTAGTATCTTATCATTTGAGATTCTCGTGCATCTTGACTTTAGCAGAGAAGCATGAATCCACGAAGCGGGAGGCAATCAGACATTACACCAAAGATCTGAAAGTTTCAAATATTAATGGGGTTGAAGAAGTGTATTTTCCGACAGAAAGGGAAGTCAAAATGATGGGAGATAATGATCTTATTGATCCAAAGCCTGTTGATGTTTCTCTGGGGATGGCATTGATTAGATTAGCTTCTGATGAGCCCTCTTACCGATGTGCTGCTCATTTTTGCGACAGAAGAGATACAATTGTTTACCGGATTAGGTTACTTCAGAATCTTCTTAATTTGGATCCATCGGATAGAA CTGATGTCCGACATTATTGCCGGAGTGGCATCAAGAATGCTGTAAACTACAATTTTCATACAATGAGAATACACCCACTAAGTCAAAGAG AAGGACAATGA
- the LOC104215716 gene encoding nuclear intron maturase 3, mitochondrial isoform X3 yields the protein MLLTLRRTKPNFTLHFASKIKPFSLPKLRLSTLSQSEIKNLIFSNYNHGKFHNLLKNIISLPSFLLSACHNLKPPNDNYNTTPQLTLDSVSTHFFSLQELSFQLSTNQFDIKDCSFIIGKSLVLPNLKLKVVIEAIRMVLEVIYDDRFVTFCYGGRVNMGRHTAIRYLKNSVENPTWWFTVNLNPAKFESKHVVRLCRVMEEKIDDDALIYLIKRLFECEIVSIRLGGCYLGRGFPQECGLSSILINIYFDSFDKEIQDLRLKTSRENPRVDANELDEGYRGHAFYKPLKIYTVRYLDEILVITSGTKMMTMDLKSRLVQVLEKDMEFGIDKVRTVIHSATSEKIEFLGMELRAVTPSVLHPPMSQKAIRARKKYLRQKEVRAMELRNAKETNRKKLGMKIFSHVFKKLKRGNGFKSDFPIENEVNQIFDSWAEEVIQDFLESVDERWEWHRMLSAGDFLSLKRIRDQLPRELVDSYDNFQEQVDRYVNPVKAKRVLEEQVKKAEEEEERKYSDQTVADLTKLCIKVEAPLEIVRKAVKLVGFTNHMGRPRPISLLMALEDIDIIKWYAGIGRRWLDFFCCCHNFKKLKIVVSYHLRFSCILTLAEKHESTKREAIRHYTKDLKVSNINGVEEVYFPTEREVKMMGDNDLIDPKPVDVSLGMALIRLASDEPSYRCAAHFCDRRDTIVYRIRLLQNLLNLDPSDRTDVRHYCRSGIKNAVNYNFHTMRIHPLSQRG from the exons ATGCTCTTAACTCTCAGAAGAACCAAACCCAACTTCACTCTGCACTTTGCTTCCAAGATTAAACCTTTTTCACTTCCAAAACTCCGCCTTTCAACCCTTTCACAATCAGAAATCAAGAACCTCATTTTCTCCAATTATAACCATGGAAAATTTCACAACCTCCTCAAAAACATCATCTCTTTACCCTCTTTCCTCCTCTCAGCTTGCCATAATCTCAAACCCCCAAATGATAATTACAATACTACCCCTCAACTCACTCTTGATTCTGTTTCAACCCATTTTTTCTCACTTCAAGAACTCTCTTTTCAGCTCTCTACAAACCAATTTGACATCAAAGATTGCAGCTTTATCATAGGTAAATCACTTGTGCTTCCTAATTTAAAGCTTAAAGTAGTTATTGAAGCTATTAGAATGGTTCTTGAAGTTATATATGATGATAGGTTTGTGACTTTCTGTTATGGTGGACGTGTTAATATGGGCCGACACACCGCCATTCGTTACCTTAAGAACTCTGTTGAGAACCCCACTTGGTGGTTTACTGTTAATTTGAATCCTGCAAAGTTTGAAAGTAAGCATGTTGTTAGGTTGTGTAGGGTTATGGAAGAGAAAATCGATGATGATGCTTTGATTTATTTGATAAAAAGGTTGTTTGAATGTGAAATAGTGAGTATTCGATTGGGTGGCTGTTATTTAGGTAGAGGGTTTCCTCAAGAATGTGGGTTGAGTTCAATTTTGATTAACATTTACTTTGATAGTTTTGATAAGGAGATTCAAGATTTGAGGCTTAAAACGAGTAGGGAGAATCCGAGAGTTGATGCTAATGAACTTGATGAGGGATATCGGGGGCATGCTTTTTATAAGCCGTTGAAGATATATACGGTTAGATATTTGGATGAGATATTGGTTATCACGTCGGGAACGAAGATGATGACTATGGATTTGAAGAGTAGGCTTGTTCAGGTTCTTGAGAAAGATATGGAATTCGGTATTGATAAGGTTAGAACTGTTATTCATAGTGCTACTTCTGAGAAGATAGAATTTTTGGGAATGGAGCTTCGGGCAGTTACACCGTCTGTGTTGCACCCACCGATGTCACAAAAGGCGATTAGGGCGAGGAAGAAGTACCTCCGACAGAAAGAAGTTAGAGCTATGGAGTTGAGAAATGCTAAAGAGACTAATAGGAAGAAATTGGGAATGAAGATATTCAGTCATGTATTTAAGAAGTTGAAGCGTGGTAATGGTTTCAAATCTGATTTCCCGATTGAGAATGAAGTGAACCAAATTTTTGATTCTTGGGCTGAAGAGGTCATACAAGACTTTTTGGAATCTGTCGATGAGCGTTGGGAATGGCACCGGATGCTCTCAGCTGGTGACTTCCTCTCTTTGAAAAGAATCAGAGATCAGCTGCCGCGAGAACTAGTGGATTCTTATGACAACTTTCAAGAGCAAGTTGACAGGTATGTAAATCCTGTCAAAGCAAAAAGGGTATTAGAGGAACAAGTAAAGAAAgcagaggaagaagaggaaaggAAATACTCTGATCAGACGGTTGCAGATCTGACAAAGTTATGCATAAAAGTTGAGGCACCATTAGAAATTGTTAGGAAAGCAGTCAAGCTGGTCGGATTCACAAATCATATGGGCCGTCCTAGGCCGATTAGTTTACTTATGGCACTTGAAGATATTGATATTATCAAGTGGTATGCCGGTATAGGGAGAAGGTGGCTTGATTTCTTTTGCTGCTGCCACAACTTCAAAAAGTTGAAGATTGTAGTATCTTATCATTTGAGATTCTCGTGCATCTTGACTTTAGCAGAGAAGCATGAATCCACGAAGCGGGAGGCAATCAGACATTACACCAAAGATCTGAAAGTTTCAAATATTAATGGGGTTGAAGAAGTGTATTTTCCGACAGAAAGGGAAGTCAAAATGATGGGAGATAATGATCTTATTGATCCAAAGCCTGTTGATGTTTCTCTGGGGATGGCATTGATTAGATTAGCTTCTGATGAGCCCTCTTACCGATGTGCTGCTCATTTTTGCGACAGAAGAGATACAATTGTTTACCGGATTAGGTTACTTCAGAATCTTCTTAATTTGGATCCATCGGATAGAA CTGATGTCCGACATTATTGCCGGAGTGGCATCAAGAATGCTGTAAACTACAATTTTCATACAATGAGAATACACCCACTAAGTCAAAGAG GCTGA
- the LOC104215716 gene encoding nuclear intron maturase 3, mitochondrial isoform X1, translating into MLLTLRRTKPNFTLHFASKIKPFSLPKLRLSTLSQSEIKNLIFSNYNHGKFHNLLKNIISLPSFLLSACHNLKPPNDNYNTTPQLTLDSVSTHFFSLQELSFQLSTNQFDIKDCSFIIGKSLVLPNLKLKVVIEAIRMVLEVIYDDRFVTFCYGGRVNMGRHTAIRYLKNSVENPTWWFTVNLNPAKFESKHVVRLCRVMEEKIDDDALIYLIKRLFECEIVSIRLGGCYLGRGFPQECGLSSILINIYFDSFDKEIQDLRLKTSRENPRVDANELDEGYRGHAFYKPLKIYTVRYLDEILVITSGTKMMTMDLKSRLVQVLEKDMEFGIDKVRTVIHSATSEKIEFLGMELRAVTPSVLHPPMSQKAIRARKKYLRQKEVRAMELRNAKETNRKKLGMKIFSHVFKKLKRGNGFKSDFPIENEVNQIFDSWAEEVIQDFLESVDERWEWHRMLSAGDFLSLKRIRDQLPRELVDSYDNFQEQVDRYVNPVKAKRVLEEQVKKAEEEEERKYSDQTVADLTKLCIKVEAPLEIVRKAVKLVGFTNHMGRPRPISLLMALEDIDIIKWYAGIGRRWLDFFCCCHNFKKLKIVVSYHLRFSCILTLAEKHESTKREAIRHYTKDLKVSNINGVEEVYFPTEREVKMMGDNDLIDPKPVDVSLGMALIRLASDEPSYRCAAHFCDRRDTIVYRIRLLQNLLNLDPSDRTDVRHYCRSGIKNAVNYNFHTMRIHPLSQRGMVDYMFYFIYFRDDKFVIYLICSILLIML; encoded by the exons ATGCTCTTAACTCTCAGAAGAACCAAACCCAACTTCACTCTGCACTTTGCTTCCAAGATTAAACCTTTTTCACTTCCAAAACTCCGCCTTTCAACCCTTTCACAATCAGAAATCAAGAACCTCATTTTCTCCAATTATAACCATGGAAAATTTCACAACCTCCTCAAAAACATCATCTCTTTACCCTCTTTCCTCCTCTCAGCTTGCCATAATCTCAAACCCCCAAATGATAATTACAATACTACCCCTCAACTCACTCTTGATTCTGTTTCAACCCATTTTTTCTCACTTCAAGAACTCTCTTTTCAGCTCTCTACAAACCAATTTGACATCAAAGATTGCAGCTTTATCATAGGTAAATCACTTGTGCTTCCTAATTTAAAGCTTAAAGTAGTTATTGAAGCTATTAGAATGGTTCTTGAAGTTATATATGATGATAGGTTTGTGACTTTCTGTTATGGTGGACGTGTTAATATGGGCCGACACACCGCCATTCGTTACCTTAAGAACTCTGTTGAGAACCCCACTTGGTGGTTTACTGTTAATTTGAATCCTGCAAAGTTTGAAAGTAAGCATGTTGTTAGGTTGTGTAGGGTTATGGAAGAGAAAATCGATGATGATGCTTTGATTTATTTGATAAAAAGGTTGTTTGAATGTGAAATAGTGAGTATTCGATTGGGTGGCTGTTATTTAGGTAGAGGGTTTCCTCAAGAATGTGGGTTGAGTTCAATTTTGATTAACATTTACTTTGATAGTTTTGATAAGGAGATTCAAGATTTGAGGCTTAAAACGAGTAGGGAGAATCCGAGAGTTGATGCTAATGAACTTGATGAGGGATATCGGGGGCATGCTTTTTATAAGCCGTTGAAGATATATACGGTTAGATATTTGGATGAGATATTGGTTATCACGTCGGGAACGAAGATGATGACTATGGATTTGAAGAGTAGGCTTGTTCAGGTTCTTGAGAAAGATATGGAATTCGGTATTGATAAGGTTAGAACTGTTATTCATAGTGCTACTTCTGAGAAGATAGAATTTTTGGGAATGGAGCTTCGGGCAGTTACACCGTCTGTGTTGCACCCACCGATGTCACAAAAGGCGATTAGGGCGAGGAAGAAGTACCTCCGACAGAAAGAAGTTAGAGCTATGGAGTTGAGAAATGCTAAAGAGACTAATAGGAAGAAATTGGGAATGAAGATATTCAGTCATGTATTTAAGAAGTTGAAGCGTGGTAATGGTTTCAAATCTGATTTCCCGATTGAGAATGAAGTGAACCAAATTTTTGATTCTTGGGCTGAAGAGGTCATACAAGACTTTTTGGAATCTGTCGATGAGCGTTGGGAATGGCACCGGATGCTCTCAGCTGGTGACTTCCTCTCTTTGAAAAGAATCAGAGATCAGCTGCCGCGAGAACTAGTGGATTCTTATGACAACTTTCAAGAGCAAGTTGACAGGTATGTAAATCCTGTCAAAGCAAAAAGGGTATTAGAGGAACAAGTAAAGAAAgcagaggaagaagaggaaaggAAATACTCTGATCAGACGGTTGCAGATCTGACAAAGTTATGCATAAAAGTTGAGGCACCATTAGAAATTGTTAGGAAAGCAGTCAAGCTGGTCGGATTCACAAATCATATGGGCCGTCCTAGGCCGATTAGTTTACTTATGGCACTTGAAGATATTGATATTATCAAGTGGTATGCCGGTATAGGGAGAAGGTGGCTTGATTTCTTTTGCTGCTGCCACAACTTCAAAAAGTTGAAGATTGTAGTATCTTATCATTTGAGATTCTCGTGCATCTTGACTTTAGCAGAGAAGCATGAATCCACGAAGCGGGAGGCAATCAGACATTACACCAAAGATCTGAAAGTTTCAAATATTAATGGGGTTGAAGAAGTGTATTTTCCGACAGAAAGGGAAGTCAAAATGATGGGAGATAATGATCTTATTGATCCAAAGCCTGTTGATGTTTCTCTGGGGATGGCATTGATTAGATTAGCTTCTGATGAGCCCTCTTACCGATGTGCTGCTCATTTTTGCGACAGAAGAGATACAATTGTTTACCGGATTAGGTTACTTCAGAATCTTCTTAATTTGGATCCATCGGATAGAA CTGATGTCCGACATTATTGCCGGAGTGGCATCAAGAATGCTGTAAACTACAATTTTCATACAATGAGAATACACCCACTAAGTCAAAGAGGTATGGTTGATTACATGTTTTACTTCATATATTTCCGTGATGATAAGTTTGTTATCTACCTAATCTGCTCAATCTTGTTAATCATGCTTTAA